From the genome of Brassica oleracea var. oleracea cultivar TO1000 chromosome C4, BOL, whole genome shotgun sequence:
TTCATAATTTCTGGTCTGCCCATTCGTTGGAGTTGTGCAGTTCTCATCCGAGATTAAAAAAAATATATTGGTAGGTAACTGATGGTTGATGTGTTCTGCCTGCAATAATGGCTGTTTCTCAGAATGGATGCCGAGATCTGAGGCGAGACATCAACATGTGATGTGTCCACTGTGCAGAACAACTGTACAGTTTGTTGGGAGGAATCATTTTCTGCAAAACATACAAGAGGTAAAATATCTGTTCACTTCATGAATGAGTACATCTTGGTAGCAGTTGACTACGTTTCTAAGTGGGTGGAAGCGATTGCCAGTCCCACAAACGACGCAAGGGTGGTCACTAAGATGTTCAAAACCATAATCTTTCCAAGATTTGGGGTACCACGCGTGGTCATCAGTGATGGGGTAGTCATGATCATCAACAAGATCTTTGCAGGTCTATTGAAGAAGAAGGGCGTACAACACAAGGTAGCCACACCATATCACCCTCAAACTAGTGGGCAAGGAAGTTTCAAACAGAGAGATCAAGAGCATCCTGCAGAAAACAGTTAACACAAGTCGCAAGGATTGGTCACTCAAGCTAGACAACGCTCTCTGGGCTTACAGAACAGCTTACAAAACACCAATCGGGACCACTCCTTACAATCTGGTGTACGGTAAAGCTTGTCACCTACCCGTTGAATTGGAGTATAAGACAGCTTGGGCTGTGAAACTACTCAACTTTGACATCAAACCAGCAGCAGAGAGACAATCCATGCAGATTCACGAACTGGAAGAAATTAGGCATCTCGCTTATGAAAGGTCTAAAATCTACAAGGAGCGAACTAAGGCTTACCATGACAAGAGGATCATCAACTGCAACTTTCAACCTAAGGATCAGGTGCTCTTGTTCAACTCAAGGCTACGATTGTTCCCTGGAAAGCTGCGATCTAAGTGGTCCGGACCATTCACCATTAAAGAGGTCCACCCCCACGGAGCTGTTGTGTTGCTGAACACGAAAGGGAAAGAATTCGTTGTCAATGGCCAACGCATTAAGCCATACCTTGCCGAGACAACAACCGCAGAGGGTGAATTCCCCTAAGCGATCCCCCCTTAGCCTAATAAGCCAACCAAGTCAAGCTAGTGACTTAAACCAAGCGCTTAGTGGGAGGCAACCCACTGGTGAGTGTAAATATTTCTTTTAGATTTCGTTTTTGTGCTTCTTTTTACTTTTTTGCAGGATAAAAATCAAAAACCCCGAGTTACTAAAAAAACGGAACAGTCTCCGATTTTTCGGAGCATCTGCTCCGCGAAGATTCTCAGCGCAAGAACAACAGCCTCATGAAGAGGATACTGAAGGCGATCACTGGAGGATGCATGGGAGCTCCAAGCACACATGAACCTCGTCAAGACCAGACTACACCACGCAGTCATCGTCCAGGGAAAGAGTCGGCAGGAACTGCAAGGGGTGACGAAGAGACTCCATGAGCTACTCCACGCAAAAGAAACAGGCGTTCCGCGGGCCAGTCCGAGAGCGATGATACTGACTAGGCAGTCTCCTAGTTCTATCTCCATTGTTATATTCGTTTGAACTATTTCTATTTATGTTTCTGTTTCCTGCACTTGTTTATTATTTTAGCCTTTCCTCGAATTATTTTCTCACCAGGGATGGTGAGAAGTAAGTCTGGGGGAGGCGCTTATCTGCTACTAATCGTTTACCTTTGGTTTNNNNNNNNNNNNNNNNNNNNNNNNNNNNNNNNNNNNNNNNNNNNNNNNNNNNNNNNNNNNNNNNNNNNNNNNNNNNNNNNNNNNNNNNNNNNNNNNNNNNNNNNNNNNNNNNNNNNNNNNNNNNNNNNNNNNNNNNNNNNNNNNNNNNNNNNNNNNNNNNNNNNNNNNNNNNNNNNNNNNNNNNNNNNNNNNNNNNNNNNNNNNNNNNNNNNNNNNNNNNNNNNNNNNNNNNNNNNNNNNNNNNNNNNNNNNNNNNNNNNNNNNNNNNNNNNNNNNNNNNNNNNNNNNNNNNNNNNNNNNNNNNNNNNNNNNNNNNNNNNNNNNNNNNNNNNNNNNNNNNNNNNNNNNNNNNNNNNNNNNNNNNNNNNNNNNNNNNNNNNNNNNNNNNNNNNNNNNNNNNNNNNNNNNNNNNNNNNNNNNNNNNNNNNNNNNNNNNNNNNNNNNNNNNNNNNNNNNNNNNNNNNNNNNNNNNNNNNNNNNNNNNNNNNNNNNNNNNNNNNNNNNNNNNNNNNNNNNNNNNNNNNNNNNNNNNNNNNNNNNNNNNNNNNNNNNNNNNNNNNNNNNNNNNNNNNNNNNNNNNNNNNNNNNNNNNNNNNNNNNNNNNNNNNNNNNNNNNNNNNNNNNNNNNNNNNNNNNNNNNNNNNNNNNNNNNNNNNNNNNNNNNNNNNNNNNNNNNNNNNNNNNNNGCTTGGGCTGTGAAACTACTCAACTTTGACATCAAACCAGCAGCAGAGAGACAATCCATGCAGATTCACGAACTGGAAGAAATTAGGCATCTCGCTTATGAAAGGTCTAAAATCTACAAGGAGCGAACTAAGGCTTACCATGACAAGAGGATCATCAACTGCAACTTTCAACCTAAGGATCAGGTGCTCTTGTTCAACTCAAGGCTACGATTGTTCCCTGGAAAGCTGCGATCTAAGTGGTCCGGACCATTCACCATTAAAGAGGTCCACCCCCACGGAGCTGTTGTGTTGCTGAACACGAAAGGGAAAGAATTCGTTGTCAATGGCCAACGCATTAAGCCATACCTTGCCGAGACAACAACCGCAGAGGGTGAATTCCCCTAAGCGATCCCCCCTTAGCCTAATAAGCCAACCAAGTCAAGCTAGTGACTTAAACCAAGCGCTTAGTGGGAGGCAACCCACTGGTGAGTGTAAATATTTCTTTTAGATTTCGTTTTTGTGCTTCTTTTTACTTTTTTGCAGGATAAAAATCAAAAACCCCGAGTTACTAAAAAAACGGAACAGTCTCCGATTTTTCGGAGCATCTGCTCCGCGAAGATTCTCAGCGCAAGAACAACAGCCTCATGAAGAGGATACTGAAGGCGATCACTGGAGGATGCATGGGAGCTCCAAGCACACATGAACCTCGTCAAGACCAGACTACACCACGCAGTCATCGTCCAGGGAAAGAGTCGGCAGGAACTGCAAGGGGTGACGAAGAGACTCCATGAGCTACTCCACGCAAAAGAAACAGGCGTTCCGCGGGCCAGTCCGAGAGCGATGATACTGACTAGGCAGTCTCCTAGTTCTATCTCCATTGTTATATTCGTTTGAACTATTTCTATTTATGTTTCTGTTTCCTGCACTTGTTTATTATTTTAGCCTTTCCTCGAATTATTTTCTCACCAGGGATGGTGAGAAGTAAGTCTGGGGGAGGCGCTTATCTGCTACTAATCGTTTACCTTTGGTTTGATGTTTAGAGTCAGTCCGCTTTGATGTCTTTATAAAGTCAGGGTGTTCTGTATCCAAACTTTGTGGGAATCAGGACCTTATTCTATGATGTGTATTAACCACCCTCGTGCTCTAATTCATGTTATTCAGTGACCTTAGCAGAAGCGATAGACACACATGTGGATACAGAATACCCTGACATTACATCATCTTGTTCTTCAACACTCAGGACTTCTTATTCTTTTTATCCATCTTGCTGATCCTGAGTGGCTAGCTCATCTTTGGCTAGTACCCACCTTAAAACCCTAAGGCCTTTGTTCAGCCCTCATGCATTTGTTATTCAGTAACTTATGTGCAGATATGTACAAAAGTGCCAGAGAGAAAAGGATCGACACAGTCTCTCACTCGTTGATGCAACATAATTTTCTGCTGAGGAATAGGCGGAAGCATACGGAGCAGTCGCTCCGCCGACGATGATCTAACTAAGAAAAGAAGAGAGACAAGAATGAATGTGAGGTCAAGAACTCCAGTGGCATGTCGCTATCACAATTGTTACCTCCTGCTTCATCACCATCACCTATGTATTATTTAGAAAAAAAAAATTATAGTTTAGCTTTATGTACTTTAGAATAAGGTGATGAAGAAGGAGAAGATTCTAAAAGAAAAGACAGACACCACTGGTAAATTAGAAGGAGTATAAAGAAAAGAGATGAGAACCATGCAGATCAGAGCGACTTTTCCTAAAGAAGAACATGCAAAACCGAGTAGAGGCTATGGACATCAATGGATCTATCATCTCTTGCAATTTTGAAAGATATCCTGCATCCTCTACGAAATTTGGTAGCCCTTAAAACACTGTTTAGCTCCACTTAAACACAAAAAGACATGTTTCATACCTAGACCATTACCCTATCTAATGCCTATGATGAGAAGCACACACTACTCTTAATTGAATATAAGGAGTTTTGTCTGGAAAGTTTTAACTTTGGCAAGTATGAGATACAGAGTATGGAGCCGTTTTGAACAGCAGTCAGTGGGGTTCTTGGTAAGCATGTGTTGTTTTATGTTATGTGTGAGTATTCACCGAGTTAGTTTAGGGTTCTAAGGTGTTGGATTCGTAAACTGAGCATAGATAAGTCATCTTAAGATTGTCTACATTCATATATGTTCTTATTGATTGCATTGAACTGATCACCTAGTGCATGAATTAGGGTTAATCGATTTAGCTAACCGTTGATTGATAACTTGATATGATTTGAATGAGCTTTGCATCTCTAGTCAGCGAGAGTAGATATTAGGGTGTGTTGTGAACATATCGGACTTGATCTCTAAAGCTTGCTAGCGCGTCTTGATCCAAACGAGCGTTTAGGCATCAAGACTGACCTGCAAAGGAATCGATACCACGAGAGTGGGTTGATTTAACTTGAGTGATCCGAGTTTAGACTTGTTATAAACTGAACTTGACTAATTGCTTGGTTCGCGAACTCTTTGCCTGAAAAGAAACCCTAGACTAACGCCTTTAATCAATTCGAAAACAACCTAATCTTGTTACTTGTTCCTTACGTTATTTACATCTTCTTAAAACTCTTACTTCGTTTTAGCTTAATTCTGATCCCATAAAGATAAAGTGTGAACTGATCCTCTGAAATTGAATCTAAACATATTACAACTACAGATAAAGATCCAATTTTAGTGTATCAAAAAGCTGGGTAAATGTTAGCTGGTATTTATACATGTGTGAGTTAGAGTGCCGTGAGAGTAAAGTGAAGGATATGGACTTCTATATAAACATTTATTATTGCATCAAACTTCCAGTGACATTTCTGAATTAACATTTTCTTTTTTTTCTACTAATTAAGAGAATACTTGAAGAAAAAAATCTCCAACTTCATGTAGTTCATATAAAATTCTAGAAGATAATTTCATAAAACACATGTTCAACACAAAAACAATCTGAAAAATATGAATTCTTACCGATACTTTTACGTAGAGGAAGAAGTATTTTAACTTTAAAAAAAAAAAAACTCCTTGTTTGTAGGTAGCAAATAAACATTTTTAAAGAAAAGAAATACCACTCAATCTAATCTAAAAGAATATATTATATAAAATTTTATGAAACAAAATATAATTTTACAAGCCTTGTATCTAGAAAGGATGTTTAAAAAATTATTAAATGAATCCGATGAAATAGTTTTTGGGACTATAAAGAAAGAATTTTCAAACCGACAAGCGAGCGAGTTGGAGGTACGGTGAAATTGTACGCCAAGATGGCGAATGATGCTTAACAAAACCATTACGAAATCAATTATTATATTTTTAATTTGCGTTGATTTTTAATGATAAAGACTGATAGTTTGACTCGTCGTCGAAGTAATATTTCTAATTTACAAAATCTGATCAAAGCAAAGCAAAACGCAGTCCCCGCTAAACTTCTTTACTCCATATTTGGCACTGGTATAGTGGTATGGTTTTATGAGAAATACATAGCCATATGTTCACTCATCTACATTTAAAAATATAATTTAAATTTTAGTTTGACTTGTTTTGAACGCTTAACAGTTGGCATCATAAACGATTAG
Proteins encoded in this window:
- the LOC106337984 gene encoding uncharacterized protein LOC106337984, which codes for MLLFMTHEAHYVSTDFKMFPLDTRFSDIEIRCGDMVICSEIKPYSSERHEWCRITKNLGQGSATLHNKSSDAILVDEALIPKDGAVDIMSGSEIVPSPGGQGYLQYRFTVMPAPDSRSQLFKMLYYYYLIIHNSRLFKVSYSVSLVFAFQISIDHDHAKCIDYVSKWVEAIASPTNDARVVTKMFKTIIFPRFGVPRVVISDGVVMIINKIFAGLLKKKGVQHKLDNALWAYRTAYKTPIGTTPYNLVYGKACHLPVELEYKTAWAVKLLNFDIKPAAERQSMQIHELEEIRHLAYERSKIYKERTKAYHDKRIINCNFQPKDQVLLFNSRLRLFPGKLRSKWSGPFTIKEVHPHGAVVLLNTKGKEFVVNGQRIKPYLAETTTAEVSDFSEHLLREDSQRKNNSLMKRILKAITGGCMGAPSTHEPRQDQTTPRSHRPGKESAGTARGDEETP